From Cecembia calidifontis, one genomic window encodes:
- the tsaD gene encoding tRNA (adenosine(37)-N6)-threonylcarbamoyltransferase complex transferase subunit TsaD, with amino-acid sequence MKINILAIESSCDETSASVISDGKVLNNIIATQSVHEKYGGVVPELASRAHQQHLIPVVAEAMKTSGLSKKDLSAVAFTKGPGLMGSLMVGVSFAKSFAYALGIPLIEVNHMQAHILAHFIEDPKPRFPFICLTVSGGHTQLVLVKDYLDMEIIGETTDDAVGEAFDKTAKLLGLPYPGGPLIDKYAKEGNPKAFEFPVSDIPDLDFSFSGIKTAVLYFLRDQIKKHPDFIQDNLADICASVQFTLIKMLLQKLKKAAKSHKIKEIAIAGGVSANSGLREALQKESKKSGWNLYVPKFEYCTDNAAMIAMAAHFKFLKGEFSGLDVVPEARMRF; translated from the coding sequence ATGAAGATCAATATACTGGCAATAGAGTCATCTTGTGATGAAACGTCAGCATCGGTAATTTCTGATGGCAAAGTACTCAATAATATAATCGCCACGCAATCAGTACACGAAAAATATGGGGGAGTTGTTCCTGAGTTGGCTTCAAGAGCCCACCAACAACACCTTATTCCTGTAGTGGCTGAGGCAATGAAAACCTCCGGCCTATCAAAAAAAGACCTTTCGGCCGTTGCATTTACAAAAGGCCCCGGACTGATGGGATCTTTGATGGTAGGTGTCTCTTTCGCCAAATCTTTTGCTTACGCCTTGGGCATCCCATTGATTGAGGTCAATCATATGCAGGCCCATATCCTGGCGCATTTTATTGAGGACCCTAAGCCCCGGTTTCCATTTATTTGTTTGACGGTGAGCGGGGGCCATACCCAATTGGTTTTGGTAAAGGATTACCTGGACATGGAGATCATTGGGGAAACAACCGATGATGCTGTCGGAGAGGCTTTTGATAAGACTGCCAAGTTGCTCGGCCTGCCTTATCCCGGAGGACCCCTGATAGATAAATATGCAAAAGAAGGCAATCCAAAAGCCTTTGAATTCCCTGTTTCAGATATTCCGGATCTGGACTTTTCTTTTTCCGGAATCAAAACGGCAGTCCTGTACTTTCTTCGGGATCAGATAAAAAAGCATCCTGATTTTATTCAGGACAATCTTGCGGATATTTGTGCTTCGGTGCAGTTCACATTGATCAAAATGTTGCTTCAAAAGTTGAAGAAGGCGGCGAAATCACATAAGATTAAGGAGATTGCGATAGCAGGTGGTGTTTCCGCCAATTCAGGGCTAAGGGAAGCCCTTCAAAAGGAAAGTAAAAAATCAGGATGGAACCTTTATGTTCCCAAATTCGAATATTGTACCGATAATGCGGCCATGATTGCCATGGCAGCACATTTTAAATTCCTAAAAGGGGAATTCTCCGGCTTGGACGTGGTGCCGGAGGCAAGGATGAGGTTTTGA
- a CDS encoding transposase, which yields MTKTVREFNRYSISFKKQVVEELENGSSYSYLQKKYDIRGAETIQRWVRSFGRDHLLNKRVRIETMDEKRRLKELEEENKRLKLALADSIVANKMLETLIDVANDEYKTDLKKNFGNGLFQKGLKK from the coding sequence ATGACAAAAACGGTTCGGGAATTTAACAGGTACAGTATTAGCTTCAAGAAGCAAGTAGTAGAGGAGCTGGAAAATGGAAGTTCCTATTCTTATCTTCAAAAGAAGTATGATATTAGAGGAGCGGAGACGATCCAGAGGTGGGTCAGGTCCTTTGGCAGGGATCATTTGTTGAACAAAAGGGTTAGAATAGAGACTATGGATGAGAAGAGAAGACTTAAGGAACTGGAAGAGGAGAACAAGAGGTTAAAACTTGCCTTGGCCGATTCGATAGTTGCCAACAAGATGCTTGAGACGCTGATAGATGTTGCAAATGATGAATACAAGACGGATTTAAAAAAAAACTTTGGCAACGGACTGTTTCAAAAAGGCCTGAAGAAGTGA
- a CDS encoding IS3 family transposase: MSVKSGCTYFGYSRSAYYGWMDSKLKEEAQYDLVLELVRDYRRTHPMMGTRKLQELIREDAVRLEISIGRDRLFELLRSEGLLVKRKRKYVVTTQSFMRYSKYEDLFNGNVWTTAHQAWVSDITYIRVGDSFRYLYLITDAYSRKIVGWYLGNTLESKCAVEALKMAIEQCPSTEGIVHHSDRGFQYCSKIYTELLEKEGIKSSMGEAGNCYDNAMAERVNGILKIEYKLGDRFKNLKEAFAAVRHGVWAYNEKRPHCSLNMKKPIEVHEGLTVFSSLKRKSSPRQRPVKAI, encoded by the coding sequence GTGAGCGTTAAGTCCGGTTGTACTTACTTTGGTTACAGTAGGTCAGCATATTATGGTTGGATGGACTCCAAGTTGAAGGAGGAAGCGCAATACGACCTGGTATTGGAGCTTGTCCGGGATTACCGGAGGACGCATCCGATGATGGGCACAAGAAAGCTTCAGGAGTTGATCAGAGAAGATGCGGTGAGGTTGGAGATCAGCATAGGAAGGGACAGGCTCTTTGAGTTGTTGCGTTCTGAAGGCTTGCTGGTCAAGCGCAAGAGGAAGTATGTTGTTACAACGCAGTCATTTATGCGCTACAGTAAATATGAGGATCTGTTCAATGGCAATGTCTGGACCACTGCCCATCAGGCCTGGGTTTCGGACATAACCTATATCCGTGTCGGGGATTCCTTCAGGTACCTGTATCTTATTACCGATGCATACAGCAGGAAGATAGTAGGATGGTATTTGGGGAATACGCTTGAGTCAAAATGTGCTGTAGAAGCCTTAAAAATGGCGATAGAACAATGTCCGTCAACAGAAGGCATTGTTCATCACTCAGATAGGGGCTTTCAGTATTGCAGTAAGATTTATACTGAATTACTGGAAAAGGAAGGTATAAAGTCCAGTATGGGAGAAGCAGGGAATTGCTATGATAATGCAATGGCAGAGCGGGTTAACGGGATTCTGAAGATTGAATATAAACTTGGGGACAGGTTTAAGAATCTCAAAGAAGCGTTTGCAGCAGTAAGGCATGGAGTATGGGCCTACAATGAAAAGAGGCCACATTGTTCATTAAATATGAAGAAGCCGATTGAGGTACATGAGGGACTAACAGTGTTTTCATCTCTCAAACGCAAAAGTAGCCCAAGACAGAGACCTGTCAAGGCTATATAA